From Gossypium raimondii isolate GPD5lz chromosome 11, ASM2569854v1, whole genome shotgun sequence:
TTCTCCTTGTTCGTTAAAAAGGATGACATTTCTTTTACTACTTTATTGGTTTATATTGATGATATTATTCTGGCTGGTGATCATTTAGATGAAATAGCAAGAGTTAAAGCCTTTTTGGATTCTACATTTAGCATCAAAGACTTGGGTGATCTAAAGTATTTTCTTGGCCTTGAGGTTGCTCACAGCTCTGTTGGTATTCATCTTTTTCAACGAAAATATGCTATAGACATACTGTCTGACTTTGGTTTCTCAGATTGCAAGCCTGTTAAGACTCCAATGGCCACCAAAATTCCTTGAGATGCCTCTGCAGATTTGCTTCCTGACAACACTCTTTTCAGGAAACTTATTGGTCGCCTCTTGTATCTGGTTTCCACTAGACCTGATCTTGCTTTCGCAATTCAACAGTTGAGTCAATTCTTGGACCGACCTACAGCCACTCATCTACAAGCTGCTCATCGTGCTCTTCGCTACCTGAATGGCTGCCTTGATTTTGGTCTCTTCTTTTCTGCTTCTTCATCACCGGTACTGAAGGCTTTTAGTGATTCCGATGGGTTGGTTGTCCTCTCACACACCTTTCTGTGACTGGTTATTTCCTGTTTTATGGTGATTCCCTTGTTAGTTGGAAAGCCAAGTAGCAAAGCACTATGTCCTGTTCTTCTTCAGAGGCAGAATATCGTGCCCTTGCCTCTACTGTTTGTGAAATTCAGTGGCTTCGATTTCTTTTATGTGATTTGCACTTGTCTATTTCTGGTCCTACTGCCTTGTTTTGTGACAACAATTCCGCACTTCAGATTGCTGCAAATCTCATGTTTCATGAACGTACTAAACATATCGAAATCGACTGTCATCTTGTTCGTGAGAAGGTGTTGTCCGGTGTTGTTAAACTGCTTCCTTGTTCTTCCAAGGATCAACTTGCTGATATCTTCACTAAAGCTCTTGCTGCTGTTCCTTTTCAGCTTATATTGTCCAAGCTGGGATTGTTTCCCATACACTCTCCAGCTTGAGGGGGGCTGTTAGTCAtgtagtttaatttaattttagttagttagttagcagttatgttttgttattttcttgcTGTCATTTCTAATTTGTATATAACAACACCTTTACATCAAATATATTTTGAGCAGTTTTGTTTTACTCTTATTCTACAAAACTTAAAACCATCTCTGATAGCTCCAACTGATATTCTGGATGATTGCTTTTGAAGGCACATTGACAAAAGAGCTGAACAGATTCATCTCTATCTAATTCCTCTACTTTATAAATGAGATCAATGCCATATCGGATAAGCACTTTTTTATCTCTAGCTGTAACGATGACTCGACTTCCAGGGCTGAGCCGATTGTTTCCTCCGAATAAATACTCGAGTTGGCTTGACTTTGACACATCATCACAAATTATTAGAACCTTATTCCTGGAGATCCTGTCCTTAAGAAAGCCTGATCCGATTGTGGGagttttgatatataaattttcatcttcTAATATGGTTGAAAAAAGTTTCTGACGCAATTGAAATAATGGTCCTTGGTCAGCTGATTCTCTCATGTTTGCAAGAAAGAAGTAACTTTGGAAACCATCTAAAACATGGTAAAAAATGGCTTCGGCAAGTGTAGTTTTGCCTGTACCTCCCATGCCCCAATTACCTAGAATTTGAAAATCTTGAAATCCATCTTGAAATAATGACAAAACTTTCTGCATCCGACTCTCAATTCCAACTAAACCCTCTAAATTAGCGCTTGAGGTTCCATGATTCAATTTCTTCAATACATCTTTGACACTTTTATCTACCAATGTTGAGTCAGGCCTATGTATTAGATGAAGAAGGAAATTATGGGAGAACTAAAAagaatacataaataaataaataaactttaattaaattcattcaaaaataGATCTATAATTCAAAGTTCAGCATCTACAACCATTTTTACGTACTCATATTACaacttttttctttgaaaataaatatatcaattgaCTCACTGGACAGTATATTTTATACATGAGAGAATCGTAGGAAGTTTGAgttaaagaagaaaacaaaaaaggcAGCAAAGAAGGACATTATTGAATATAATGCTTCACATGTTACTCAAATTCTTCATATATTTTCTACAATATGCGTCCACTCTCTATCTCTACAAAACTATGGCCCTTTTAAGATAGGTAGCCCCTGTACTTTATGAAAGTTatgaatttaatccttatactttaatttgattattttaatgtctatacttttcaaattataaaatttccgTCCTCATCAaatgataattgttaaattcattaagtaaGTTCTGTCATTTCCAAATCGAATGCagcaaacatattatcatacaTGTATTGCCATGTCAACTTGTAATTTCCACATATTCCTCACTAAAAATCTAGTCAATGGTTAACAACTATCATTTGTGTCAAGAttgtaatttcaaataaatttgaaaagtataggaaTTTAGAAATATCCAATTGGAGAATATagactaaatttataaatgcaCTCATAATACatgactagtaattgaatttaactgcTATTATTTGGATCAGgcctaaaatttgaaattttgaaaagtataaagactaaaattgatcaaattaaagtatagaaactaaatctacaacttctGCAAAATCCAAGcactaatataaaaaataaccttttaagatatgacaattttaaaaattatccttCATGTCAAATATCCACCCTTAACTCGAATAGGGAAATATGGATGAACCACTGCacttaatacatgttttaattcTTCTACGAtaaaaaaatggattgaa
This genomic window contains:
- the LOC128034549 gene encoding disease resistance protein RPV1-like — protein: MGGTGKTTLAEAIFYHVLDGFQSYFFLANMRESADQGPLFQLRQKLFSTILEDENLYIKTPTIGSGFLKDRISRNKVLIICDDVSKSSQLEYLFGGNNRLSPGSRVIVTARDKKVLIRYGIDLIYKVEELDRDESVQLFCQCAFKSNHPEYQLELSEMVLSFVE